ACCCACCTTGGTAGATCAACTCCGTCTTCATTCATGAGGGCATGCGTTGGAGGCTTCCCTGTCAACAGTTCCAACAGAAGGACACCGAAGCTGTAGACATCTGCCTTTTGTGATACCTTACGGGCATCCGTCACCTCAGGTGCTCGGTATCCTGCAACACGATTTGGGGTGGAAGTAGGGCCAACAAGGTGTGCAAGACCAAAGTCAGATACACGGCCATCATAGGATTTGGTGAGGAGGATATTGGACGACTTGATGTTGCCATGCGAGATGCTGGATCCCCTCGCATGGAGATACTCAATACCACGGGCAGCTCCAAGAGCAATGCCAGACCTGGTAACCCAATTCAATGGAGTCCTACCTGCTCCTCTGTTTCCTGTAGTtgtgagagaaaagagaatttaaaatataaaaaaaacagaaaaattgtAATCAGGCAGGCACACACTGACTCTGCTCTCATAAGTTCATTTTCCGTTTTTCTATCACTGTTTGAGGGGTTTCTTCCCATTTAACACGGTTGAGACAAGTTCTAAGGGTCTGACTTGAATCAATTTGTTTCAAACTCAATTGAGTGAAGGTTGCAGATGAATGAGGAATAGCATGCAATTACACAGCATACATCAAGAGCATAGTAATACCGGAAGCAACAATGAAGCTAGAGCAGAAACAACTAAAGTTTCCATTGGTAATACAATCCAAAAGAATGTATActgagaaaaaacaaaagatccaTTAGCCAAGAAAACCGCAAAAATTCTAGGCATGGATGGAGGATAATATTCAAGCAGTAAAGTGTGGTAAATTCAAACTAGATAAGTTATCGCAAAACTTAGGGGGGCCAGGATCTCTGAGCTTCTAGCAGATTTTTACGTAATGTAGGCACACAGAACAATCTCAATTAAACAATTTGAGcagaaaatttaaaattagcacagggggaaataaaaaaatcatataaaagaaaaatgaggcACAATAAACAAACATCTCGCAGAGATCATTAAAAATGAAAACCACAACTAAAAAAAGGGAActaaaatcagaactaaaaaacACTAAAAGCAGAGCAAGATGCAGTAAGGtaatgaaaagaagaaggaggaaagTCTCACCATGCAATAGTGCAGAAAGACTACCCATAGCCATGTAATCGTAGACAAGGAGCTTCTCGTCTTTGCTGTAATAGTAAGCCCTGAGCGGGACCAAGTTTTCGTGATCCATGGATCCAACAGTTTCAATCTTCTCCCTGAATTCCCTCTCCGAAATGGTTACGTCCTTGAGCCTCTTAACAGCCAGAACCGTTCCCGTCTCCAAAACCGCCTTGTACGCCGTGCCAAACGTTCCCTTCCCCAAAACCTCGGCCGAAGCCCTCAAAAGATCCTCCAGATCGAAAACCCTAGGAGCATTTCCAAAGAAAataagcttcttattcccacTACCGTTCATGTCCACCTTCGAAGCTGTTGCCACTGTCGTGGTTGCGGCTGTTGCCGCAGCAGCTGCAGAGGGAACAGCACTGCTACTAAAACtaccattttctctcttctcaccCGGCATCTCTACTTCAGGCCCCTGCTTAACTGAAGCAATGTCTACCGATCTCGTCTTTCCACTACTCTTCTTCCGGCACAAAATGAACATAATGAGAAGAATCAACAAAAACCCAATCACGGATCCAATCGCAATCCCTGCAATTGCTCCTCCCGATAACTTCTTTCCACTACCGCTGCCGCCACCGTCCACCCTACTCATGGGCGGCGGTGCCTGGCCAGGACAAGCAAGGAGCGGACCGCCACAAAGTGAATTCCCGAGGAACGCATTGGCACTCTTTCCACTTAGGCTTGACGGAATTGAACCGTTCAAGTGATTATACGAGACATTGAACTGGACAAGACTCTTGATTTGTGGTAGATTCGGTAACGAACCATTGAGTTGATTGTTCTCCAAATAAAGAGTCCCCAACCTGGTAAGGTTGTTGAAATCCGGCGAGATCTCTCCAGCAAAGTTATTCTGGGCGAGGTTCAGGCGAACGAGGTTGTAGAGACCGAACAAGAAGTTAGGGATCTCACCGGAGAAATGGTTACCCTGCAAGTAGAGATTCCGGAGGTCAGTACAGGCGGCGAGATCCGACGGGAGTTGACCGGAGAGAGCGTTGAAACGGAGGCTAAGGGTGCGGAGGTGGCTGAGGTTGCCAAAGATACCGGTCGGGATTTCACCGGTAAGTGCAGAGCCGGGGAGGCGAATGACGGTAACGCTGTTGTTCGCACACTGTACACCCTGCCATGTGCATGGTGTCGGTGAGCTCTGGTTCCACGGAATATACTTGCCGACGGCGGCTTTGAATGCTAGAAGTGCTGCCTTTTCCGACGCAAGATCTGGTTTTCCGAGAGGAAGCAAAACCAGTAAACAGAGAAAAACCAGACAATGAGACAACGCCATTGGCGTTTTCGCAAAGCCACAAccactctctctccttaaacAGCAGTTTTCATGACCACCATTTCTCCCCCTCCTCTTTCACACAGTCCACgctgagagtgagagagaactTAGAGAGAGCTCCGCTTAGCGTTATAAAAAACCCTTGTCGTGTAGAGTTTTTAGTAATTTTAATCTACCAGAGAGTGAAATGTGAGTTACAAATAAcatttaatttttgggaaatttacacgtAACTCCCCTGTGGTAAAGCCTAATTACAGATTTTCCTGTGAGTTTTAAATATTTATGTATATCTCACCTGCTTGGCTgcttttcaaaataattaataagtaaacccACTCTATCAACCTGTGATTGAAAACATTAGAATTGTTCATTTGTTGATCAAATTACCCTTTACCTGTTGCTGCTACTACACCTCATAATCTATTTGGGTATCTCTTGGTTTCC
The nucleotide sequence above comes from Telopea speciosissima isolate NSW1024214 ecotype Mountain lineage chromosome 3, Tspe_v1, whole genome shotgun sequence. Encoded proteins:
- the LOC122655548 gene encoding probable inactive receptor kinase RLK902, translating into MALSHCLVFLCLLVLLPLGKPDLASEKAALLAFKAAVGKYIPWNQSSPTPCTWQGVQCANNSVTVIRLPGSALTGEIPTGIFGNLSHLRTLSLRFNALSGQLPSDLAACTDLRNLYLQGNHFSGEIPNFLFGLYNLVRLNLAQNNFAGEISPDFNNLTRLGTLYLENNQLNGSLPNLPQIKSLVQFNVSYNHLNGSIPSSLSGKSANAFLGNSLCGGPLLACPGQAPPPMSRVDGGGSGSGKKLSGGAIAGIAIGSVIGFLLILLIMFILCRKKSSGKTRSVDIASVKQGPEVEMPGEKRENGSFSSSAVPSAAAAATAATTTVATASKVDMNGSGNKKLIFFGNAPRVFDLEDLLRASAEVLGKGTFGTAYKAVLETGTVLAVKRLKDVTISEREFREKIETVGSMDHENLVPLRAYYYSKDEKLLVYDYMAMGSLSALLHGNRGAGRTPLNWVTRSGIALGAARGIEYLHARGSSISHGNIKSSNILLTKSYDGRVSDFGLAHLVGPTSTPNRVAGYRAPEVTDARKVSQKADVYSFGVLLLELLTGKPPTHALMNEDGVDLPRWVQSVVREEWTSEVFDLELLRNQNVEEEMVQLLQLAIDCCAQYPDKRPSMVEVTRRIEELRRSSIGQEEDLQPDLVDELDVGSAWQTN